One window of Paenibacillus sp. FSL K6-3182 genomic DNA carries:
- a CDS encoding 5'-3' exonuclease H3TH domain-containing protein, whose product MSEQRLLLVDGMAILFRAYFATSFGGSVRKTSAGVPVNAVHGFVRYFMDAINTFNPTHVVCCWDMGSTTFRTEQYDGYKSNRPSAPEELIPQFDLVKEVVASFGVPNIGIAGYEADDCIGTLAAALKDQAQIFVVTGDHDMLQLVDDRVSVAIMKKGIGSYMVYTPETLMEERQLTPIQIIDIKGLMGDTADNYPGVKGIGEKTAHKLIQEHGSIEGLLANLEAVSKTIRVKIEADLDMLHLSRDLATIRCDVPVSAELDGCCWAYERETVLLKFEELEFKSLISLIG is encoded by the coding sequence ATGAGTGAACAACGTTTACTTTTGGTTGATGGGATGGCAATCTTATTTCGGGCTTATTTCGCTACTTCATTCGGAGGGAGCGTTCGTAAAACAAGTGCAGGCGTACCTGTTAATGCAGTACATGGGTTTGTTCGGTATTTCATGGATGCAATCAATACGTTTAATCCAACACATGTCGTATGCTGCTGGGATATGGGAAGCACGACATTTCGTACGGAGCAGTATGATGGTTACAAATCCAATCGTCCGTCTGCGCCAGAGGAACTAATTCCTCAGTTTGATCTTGTGAAAGAAGTCGTTGCCAGCTTCGGTGTGCCGAATATTGGGATCGCAGGATATGAGGCGGATGACTGCATTGGAACACTTGCTGCTGCACTTAAGGATCAAGCACAAATTTTTGTTGTGACGGGTGACCATGATATGCTTCAGCTGGTGGACGACCGGGTATCGGTTGCGATTATGAAGAAGGGCATCGGGAGCTACATGGTGTATACGCCGGAAACGCTAATGGAAGAACGCCAACTTACGCCTATTCAAATTATCGACATCAAAGGGTTAATGGGAGATACAGCGGACAATTACCCAGGTGTAAAAGGCATAGGGGAGAAAACGGCTCATAAGCTTATTCAAGAGCATGGTTCAATCGAGGGCTTGCTTGCTAATTTGGAGGCAGTATCCAAAACAATCCGAGTGAAAATTGAAGCGGATCTTGATATGCTGCATCTGTCCCGTGATTTAGCGACAATTCGCTGTGATGTGCCTGTATCGGCAGAGCTTGATGGCTGCTGCTGGGCGTATGAACGCGAAACCGTATTGCTCAAATTTGAAGAGCTGGAATTTAAAAGCTTAATATCGCTTATTGGATAA
- a CDS encoding aminoglycoside phosphotransferase family protein has protein sequence MIYSLKSIDWIAKNDLIDHLLQQEDNLAISTMDQGFEAEVVKVTLEQTSYVLKIWNKDSRPDVSFQFHLLNALFDRGLSVSKPIGWGMNANGEKVLFTSFDGAAVKKVNKKKMSDLALLLASIHQTPVEELLHVQLPKYDFIDYFYSAIKEHPDLLLALTHFLSMTEMNQEQMIHGDFHLANILENNGKYTVIDWTNGQLGDIRYDFAWSFVLKSIYVSEQNASAFRTAYLKTNPISQNDVQLFEAIACLRWILYSRHEKVPKGTNTRDTILSLITNNPYLKELDLYDFSKKI, from the coding sequence ATGATATATTCGCTTAAATCGATAGACTGGATAGCGAAAAATGACCTTATCGATCATCTATTGCAACAAGAAGATAACTTAGCCATTTCTACAATGGATCAAGGTTTTGAAGCTGAGGTGGTTAAGGTCACTTTGGAGCAAACAAGCTATGTATTAAAAATATGGAACAAGGACTCCAGGCCTGATGTTAGTTTCCAGTTTCATTTATTGAATGCACTCTTTGACCGTGGATTATCCGTGTCGAAACCTATTGGCTGGGGGATGAACGCTAATGGCGAAAAGGTATTGTTCACATCGTTTGACGGAGCAGCCGTTAAGAAAGTAAATAAAAAGAAAATGTCCGATCTTGCGCTCCTACTAGCAAGTATCCATCAAACTCCAGTGGAAGAGCTCTTACATGTACAGCTTCCAAAGTATGACTTCATCGACTACTTTTATTCTGCCATAAAAGAACATCCCGATTTATTGCTCGCATTAACACATTTTTTGAGCATGACAGAGATGAATCAAGAACAAATGATACACGGTGATTTTCATTTAGCAAATATACTCGAAAATAATGGAAAGTATACCGTCATTGATTGGACCAATGGGCAGTTAGGTGACATAAGGTATGATTTTGCATGGTCGTTCGTTTTAAAGAGCATTTATGTGTCTGAACAGAATGCTTCTGCATTTCGTACTGCTTATCTAAAAACAAATCCAATTTCACAAAATGACGTTCAGCTTTTTGAAGCGATCGCATGCCTCAGATGGATATTGTACAGTAGGCATGAAAAAGTGCCAAAGGGGACAAATACCCGTGATACAATACTAAGCTTAATCACTAACAACCCTTACTTGAAAGAGCTGGATTTATACGATTTTTCAAAAAAGATATAA
- a CDS encoding helix-turn-helix domain-containing protein — MIGERIKSLREKKGYSITKLADLAGVSKSYLSYIERNMQNNPSLQVMAKIAAPLDSNIEYLLGEEHLPKIHMDETLDEEWRVIIKNAVDEGMSKGDFQALKDLIRSNMWKESRTETNVYSADKKKSSNIIILHIDN; from the coding sequence ATGATAGGGGAACGGATTAAAAGTCTACGGGAAAAAAAGGGCTACTCGATCACGAAGCTTGCTGACCTAGCGGGCGTATCCAAGTCCTACTTGAGCTACATTGAACGCAATATGCAGAATAACCCATCTCTTCAGGTAATGGCAAAAATAGCAGCTCCACTAGACTCAAACATTGAATATTTACTCGGAGAAGAGCATTTACCAAAGATTCATATGGATGAAACGTTGGATGAGGAATGGCGAGTCATTATTAAAAATGCGGTTGATGAAGGTATGAGCAAGGGTGATTTCCAAGCACTAAAAGACTTGATCCGTTCAAATATGTGGAAGGAAAGCAGAACGGAGACGAATGTCTACTCTGCTGACAAAAAGAAATCATCAAATATTATTATTCTTCATATCGATAACTGA
- a CDS encoding Wzz/FepE/Etk N-terminal domain-containing protein produces MEGKRLEDSQASHHDQDRVKIKEINLKALFLTVKKRLWIVMVITILFTVAAGFFNSKPETPMYVSNTRMIVAASSDMMGTVRVLFREPIVLDQVIEKLGLNLSAAALRSQIRVDSVDASLVTVVSVMDTDPRLAAEIANTAVETYRQVASEVLGITSIRLLTKAEENPFPINEKSNRIVYIAFLLGMILSVGLVFLLDSLDDSIKSEREVEELLGLTMLGQVNKIKRKDYASSRLKKQKSISVRGETIGS; encoded by the coding sequence ATGGAAGGTAAACGGCTGGAGGATTCACAAGCATCGCATCATGATCAAGACAGAGTAAAGATTAAAGAAATAAATCTCAAAGCGTTATTTCTCACGGTGAAAAAACGTCTGTGGATAGTCATGGTCATTACTATTCTCTTTACAGTCGCTGCTGGCTTCTTTAATTCAAAGCCTGAAACGCCAATGTATGTATCAAACACGCGGATGATCGTGGCTGCTTCCTCGGATATGATGGGCACAGTGAGGGTATTGTTCAGAGAGCCAATCGTTTTGGATCAGGTAATTGAAAAGCTCGGTCTTAATCTTTCGGCAGCAGCATTACGAAGCCAAATTAGAGTAGACAGTGTAGATGCCTCACTTGTTACCGTAGTTTCTGTTATGGATACCGATCCAAGGCTTGCAGCTGAGATCGCGAATACAGCAGTGGAAACCTACAGGCAAGTAGCATCGGAAGTGCTTGGAATTACGAGCATCAGATTGTTGACGAAGGCAGAAGAAAATCCTTTCCCGATTAATGAAAAAAGCAATCGTATCGTGTACATTGCCTTCTTGCTTGGCATGATTTTGAGCGTAGGGTTAGTATTCCTGCTAGATTCACTCGATGATTCTATCAAATCAGAACGAGAAGTGGAAGAGCTGCTCGGCCTAACGATGCTTGGTCAAGTTAATAAAATTAAACGAAAAGATTATGCTAGCAGTCGTTTGAAAAAACAAAAAAGCATTTCTGTAAGAGGTGAGACGATTGGTTCGTGA
- a CDS encoding CpsD/CapB family tyrosine-protein kinase has translation MVRERQKVSKSYVNKSLLAYINPHGIVSEQYRTIRNNIHYAASGGKVRSLLVTSPSEGEGKSTAAVNLAVCMAQRGDRVLIIDANFRNPIINKIFNVQTSPGLSNVLGQQLEIREAIYNTEVEGLDILPSGQRLYNSTELLDSQLMVDVMAFADEHYDMVLLDCPPVLGVPDTNALVSKCDGVLLLLKHGKTQQEHALEAKRALLFAKANILGVILNK, from the coding sequence TTGGTTCGTGAACGGCAAAAGGTGTCAAAGTCTTATGTAAACAAAAGCTTACTCGCTTATATTAATCCGCATGGCATCGTTTCGGAGCAATATCGAACCATTCGAAACAATATTCATTATGCAGCGAGCGGCGGCAAGGTGCGTTCTTTACTGGTTACTTCGCCCTCAGAGGGCGAAGGGAAATCGACAGCGGCAGTCAACTTAGCAGTCTGTATGGCACAACGTGGCGATAGAGTGCTGATCATCGACGCAAATTTTCGCAATCCAATCATAAACAAAATCTTTAATGTGCAAACATCGCCAGGCTTGTCGAATGTTTTAGGGCAGCAGCTCGAAATTCGTGAAGCGATCTATAATACGGAGGTCGAAGGACTCGATATTTTGCCAAGCGGGCAGCGCCTCTATAATTCGACAGAACTGCTCGATTCACAGCTGATGGTAGATGTAATGGCATTTGCAGATGAGCATTATGACATGGTTCTGCTGGATTGCCCGCCGGTTCTTGGCGTTCCGGATACGAATGCGCTGGTAAGTAAATGTGACGGCGTACTCTTGCTTTTAAAACATGGGAAAACACAGCAGGAGCATGCACTGGAAGCGAAACGTGCCTTGTTGTTTGCAAAAGCTAATATATTGGGTGTCATACTAAATAAGTAG
- a CDS encoding nucleoside-diphosphate sugar epimerase/dehydratase → MTYRQRLSLLILIDSIIVFTAIFFSRLLLSASLDVVTAPIVISSITLLLSHHFFSFYYNLYKKAWEYASVGELLIITKAVSFSIFAAAIIQQIVMQDVFFRLLAVTWMIHMLLIGGSRLCWRIFRGSYQKNAGLRKSTLIVGAGSAGTMLARQLLSNNDMELLPTAFIDDDVNKHNLDIMGIPVLGGVESIAKVALDYEINNIVIAIPSLSKKQLNTIFSECAKTKAKTQIIPMLEDLATGRVSVSQFRDVQVEDLLGREPVELDIESISGYVTQKVVMVTGAGGSIGSEVCRQVSRFLPEKLILLGHGENSIYSIEMELKELYGHTKIEFVTEIADMQDANKMLAVMQAHRPQVVYHAAAHKHVPLMERNPEEAFKNNVMGTLNAARAASQARVDTFVMVSTDKAVNPTSVMGATKRIAEMVIQHMDRFSNTKFVAVRFGNVLGSRGSVIPLFKKQIEKGGPVTVTHPDMVRYFMTIPEASRLVIQAGALARGGEIFVLDMGDPVNITDLAQNVIRMSGYSVEEIGIEYTGIRPGEKLFEEMLKDDEINEKQVYPKIYIGKSSEIYFEHIEEIIALHGGMSKAELRTRLLDLANNVVELPGFASVTG, encoded by the coding sequence TTGACGTATCGACAAAGATTGTCTTTATTGATTTTAATCGACTCCATTATCGTTTTTACCGCCATTTTTTTTAGCAGGTTATTGCTAAGTGCTTCACTTGATGTGGTGACTGCACCCATTGTAATCAGCTCGATTACTTTGCTGTTAAGCCATCATTTCTTTTCCTTCTACTACAATTTGTATAAGAAGGCATGGGAATATGCGAGTGTAGGGGAGCTATTGATTATTACAAAGGCCGTTTCCTTCTCGATCTTTGCAGCAGCGATTATTCAGCAAATTGTGATGCAGGATGTGTTTTTCAGGCTGCTGGCCGTGACCTGGATGATTCATATGCTGTTAATCGGAGGTTCGAGGTTATGCTGGAGAATTTTCCGTGGCAGCTATCAGAAAAATGCTGGATTGCGTAAAAGCACGTTAATTGTTGGTGCTGGCTCTGCGGGTACGATGCTTGCCCGTCAGCTCCTTAGCAACAATGATATGGAGCTATTGCCAACTGCGTTCATAGATGACGATGTAAACAAACATAATCTAGATATTATGGGTATTCCGGTGTTGGGCGGAGTTGAAAGCATTGCGAAGGTGGCGCTTGATTATGAGATTAACAATATCGTTATTGCGATACCCTCACTGAGCAAAAAACAGCTCAACACGATTTTTAGCGAATGCGCTAAAACGAAAGCAAAAACACAAATCATTCCTATGCTTGAGGATTTGGCTACGGGCAGAGTGTCGGTAAGTCAATTTCGTGATGTTCAGGTTGAGGATTTATTAGGGCGTGAGCCTGTAGAGCTCGATATTGAGAGTATTTCAGGTTACGTTACCCAAAAAGTCGTTATGGTAACAGGCGCTGGGGGCTCGATTGGATCCGAGGTGTGCAGGCAGGTTTCGAGGTTTTTACCGGAGAAACTTATTTTGCTTGGACATGGAGAGAACAGCATCTATTCCATTGAGATGGAGCTGAAAGAGCTTTACGGACATACAAAAATAGAATTTGTGACAGAAATCGCCGATATGCAAGACGCAAATAAAATGCTGGCCGTTATGCAAGCTCATCGTCCGCAGGTCGTTTATCATGCAGCAGCACATAAGCATGTTCCACTGATGGAGAGAAATCCAGAGGAAGCGTTCAAAAATAACGTAATGGGAACCTTGAATGCGGCAAGAGCAGCCAGCCAAGCTCGCGTGGATACGTTTGTCATGGTATCGACCGATAAGGCGGTTAATCCAACCAGCGTTATGGGCGCGACCAAAAGGATTGCGGAGATGGTCATTCAGCATATGGACCGGTTCAGCAATACCAAATTTGTAGCGGTAAGATTCGGCAATGTTTTGGGCAGCCGCGGCAGCGTTATCCCGCTGTTCAAGAAGCAAATAGAGAAGGGGGGACCCGTAACGGTTACACATCCGGACATGGTTCGCTATTTTATGACCATTCCTGAAGCTTCAAGGTTAGTCATTCAAGCTGGTGCACTTGCCAGAGGCGGTGAAATCTTCGTCCTCGATATGGGTGATCCCGTTAATATTACCGATCTTGCACAAAATGTCATTCGGATGTCGGGCTACTCGGTCGAGGAAATCGGAATTGAGTACACAGGAATTCGCCCAGGCGAGAAGCTATTCGAAGAAATGCTTAAGGATGATGAAATCAATGAAAAGCAGGTTTATCCAAAAATCTACATAGGCAAATCATCCGAGATTTATTTTGAACATATTGAAGAAATTATTGCCCTGCACGGGGGAATGAGCAAAGCAGAATTGCGTACAAGGCTGCTGGATCTAGCGAATAATGTCGTAGAGCTTCCTGGATTTGCATCAGTAACAGGTTAA
- the galU gene encoding UTP--glucose-1-phosphate uridylyltransferase GalU has product MKVRKAIIPAAGLGTRFLPATKAMPKEMLPIVDKPTIQYIVEEAIESGIEDIIIVTGKGKRAIEDHFDNSLELEQILTAKHKYDLLSEVRKSADMVDIHYIRQKEPKGLGHAIWCARKFIGDEPFAVLLGDDIISAEKPCIKQMIEKYDEYHTSIIGVQRVADEAVSRYGIVDGTLMEESFHRVRHLVEKPSKELAPSNMAIMGRYILNPAIFDILGNQSPGAGGEIQLTDAIAALNLMEAVYAYEFEGKRHDVGEKMGFIQTTIEFALQREDLRYELLNYLSQMVERESARK; this is encoded by the coding sequence ATGAAGGTTAGAAAAGCGATCATACCAGCTGCTGGTCTGGGTACAAGGTTTCTCCCAGCAACAAAAGCGATGCCAAAAGAAATGCTGCCAATCGTCGATAAGCCAACTATTCAATATATTGTGGAAGAAGCGATTGAATCAGGCATCGAGGACATTATTATTGTAACGGGTAAAGGAAAACGGGCAATCGAGGATCATTTTGATAACTCGCTTGAGCTGGAGCAAATTTTGACTGCCAAACATAAATACGATTTATTAAGTGAAGTGCGCAAATCAGCGGATATGGTGGACATTCATTATATTCGCCAAAAGGAGCCGAAGGGGCTTGGGCATGCCATATGGTGCGCTCGCAAATTTATTGGCGATGAGCCGTTTGCCGTACTGCTTGGGGATGATATTATCTCAGCGGAGAAGCCTTGTATTAAGCAGATGATCGAAAAATATGATGAGTATCATACCTCGATTATCGGTGTGCAGCGTGTGGCGGATGAAGCCGTATCTCGCTACGGAATTGTAGATGGCACTCTTATGGAGGAATCCTTCCACCGGGTTAGACATTTGGTCGAGAAGCCGTCCAAGGAGCTGGCGCCATCGAATATGGCGATTATGGGCAGGTATATTTTGAACCCGGCGATCTTCGACATTCTCGGCAATCAATCGCCTGGAGCGGGCGGAGAAATACAACTGACCGATGCGATCGCTGCTTTAAACCTAATGGAAGCCGTATATGCTTATGAATTCGAAGGAAAACGTCATGATGTTGGCGAGAAAATGGGCTTTATCCAGACGACGATTGAATTTGCTCTTCAGCGTGAGGATTTGCGTTATGAGCTGTTAAACTATTTATCGCAAATGGTTGAAAGAGAATCTGCTAGAAAATAA
- a CDS encoding glycosyltransferase family 4 protein, producing the protein MPNKILFCATVDYHFKAFHMPVLEWFKQQGWEVHIAAKGELELPFVDRKFNISIERSPFHSNNVKAYRELKAIIQQQDYNIIHCHTPMGGVLSRLAAQPARKQGTKVIYTAHGFHFCKGGSLLNWMLYYPIEKRLSSMTDCLITINTEDYQLAVTKKFKAKRIAHVHGVGVNTTHFKPLQKLDKWRLRQELDYRTDDFLMFYAAEFNRNKNHQLLIHALAAIKEAVPHGRLLLAGKGPLLEESQALAERLGVGSMVHFLGYRTDIDRLLPMCDVAVASSLREGLPVNLMEAMACGLPIVATRNRGHSELVIDGENGFVLEPTDMELFADRLRKLSESLELRQRMGATSADIVKKYSLPQVAHELSEIYKPWMEQPKDNLGVLQLAVQ; encoded by the coding sequence ATGCCAAATAAAATTTTATTTTGCGCAACGGTTGATTATCATTTCAAGGCATTTCATATGCCTGTTCTCGAATGGTTTAAGCAGCAAGGCTGGGAGGTCCATATCGCCGCAAAGGGCGAGCTGGAGCTCCCTTTTGTTGACCGGAAGTTTAATATTTCCATTGAGCGCTCACCGTTCCATTCCAACAATGTCAAAGCATACCGAGAGCTGAAGGCAATTATTCAGCAGCAGGATTATAATATCATTCATTGCCATACGCCAATGGGCGGCGTGCTTTCAAGACTCGCGGCACAGCCGGCGAGAAAACAAGGAACAAAAGTTATTTATACCGCGCATGGTTTTCATTTCTGCAAAGGTGGCTCGCTCCTGAACTGGATGCTTTATTATCCAATTGAGAAGAGACTATCCAGCATGACGGACTGCTTAATTACAATCAATACAGAGGATTATCAGCTCGCTGTCACCAAAAAATTTAAAGCAAAGCGGATTGCTCATGTTCATGGTGTTGGCGTAAATACAACACATTTTAAGCCTTTGCAAAAGCTTGATAAATGGCGATTGCGTCAGGAGCTCGATTATCGCACGGACGACTTCCTTATGTTTTATGCTGCTGAATTTAACCGAAACAAAAACCATCAGCTGCTCATTCACGCGTTGGCCGCTATTAAAGAGGCGGTACCGCATGGCCGGCTGCTGCTGGCTGGTAAAGGGCCTTTGCTTGAGGAAAGTCAGGCTCTGGCGGAGCGTTTAGGTGTTGGATCGATGGTCCATTTTCTTGGCTATCGGACAGATATCGACCGGCTGCTGCCCATGTGCGACGTCGCAGTAGCATCCAGTCTGCGTGAGGGATTGCCCGTCAATTTAATGGAGGCAATGGCCTGCGGGCTGCCCATTGTTGCCACGCGGAATAGAGGGCATTCAGAGCTCGTTATAGATGGCGAGAATGGATTCGTGCTGGAGCCGACCGATATGGAGTTATTTGCTGACCGGTTAAGGAAGCTGAGTGAATCGCTGGAGCTGAGGCAGCGGATGGGGGCTACCAGCGCAGATATTGTAAAAAAATATTCATTACCGCAAGTAGCGCATGAACTAAGTGAAATTTATAAGCCATGGATGGAACAGCCAAAAGATAACTTAGGGGTATTACAATTAGCAGTTCAATAA
- a CDS encoding glycosyltransferase family A protein, giving the protein MKLLTVFTPSYNRAYCLHQLYESMQRQTSKNFEWLIIDDGSTDNTEVLVNDWIKEDLVPIRYFKQQNQGMHGAHNTAYEHMETELNVCIDSDDYLTDNAVEIIESFWEEHRNDKYCGFIALDCYKNGQIIGTELPKHLKSSTLYDLYYKHGVAGDKKLVYRTSLMRENPYPLFEGEKYVGLNWKYLLLDKSYELLILHEILCVVEYMPDGSTRNMLTQYRRNPKGFAFYRVELMKLPFSSLAFRYRQAIHYISSSLISKNKNWLKEVPNKGLSILAIPLGLLLYFYISFKTRGIISQKGKINEYPMA; this is encoded by the coding sequence ATGAAATTATTAACTGTATTTACGCCATCATATAATCGAGCCTATTGTTTACATCAATTGTATGAAAGCATGCAGCGTCAAACATCGAAAAATTTCGAATGGCTTATCATTGATGATGGTTCAACAGATAATACTGAGGTACTCGTCAATGATTGGATTAAGGAAGATTTAGTGCCAATTCGATATTTTAAACAGCAGAATCAAGGTATGCATGGAGCCCATAATACAGCATATGAGCATATGGAAACGGAGCTTAATGTGTGTATCGATTCGGATGATTACTTAACTGATAATGCCGTAGAAATTATCGAATCATTTTGGGAGGAACACCGAAATGATAAATACTGTGGATTTATTGCCCTTGATTGTTATAAAAACGGGCAGATTATAGGGACGGAGTTACCTAAGCATTTGAAGAGTTCTACTTTATACGATTTATATTATAAGCATGGGGTAGCCGGTGATAAAAAGCTAGTATATCGTACATCGCTAATGAGAGAAAACCCATATCCGCTCTTCGAGGGTGAGAAGTATGTAGGATTAAACTGGAAATATCTTCTTTTGGATAAAAGTTATGAGCTGCTTATTCTCCACGAGATTTTGTGCGTCGTTGAATACATGCCTGATGGTTCAACAAGAAATATGCTGACTCAGTATCGTAGAAATCCTAAGGGATTTGCTTTCTATCGTGTGGAACTAATGAAGTTGCCATTTAGCAGTTTAGCGTTTCGCTATCGTCAAGCTATTCATTATATTTCAAGCAGTTTAATTTCCAAAAATAAAAATTGGTTAAAAGAAGTTCCTAATAAAGGGCTTTCGATTTTAGCAATTCCACTGGGTCTGCTTCTTTACTTCTATATCTCATTTAAAACAAGAGGGATTATCTCTCAAAAAGGAAAAATAAATGAATATCCTATGGCTTAG
- a CDS encoding EpsG family protein, giving the protein MNILWLSLLVVFLCALFARYFATSTSVGSSIIQPNKLLAAGAALTLAIVAGLRNNIGDTFFYMHAYEVEDFSWNAIIQRKDVGFNILQMLLKQISDDPQILIFVTAFFTNILIVIVLYKYSRLLDLSLYIYITSGAFIVSMNGVRQFLAAAIIFAATKSLLDGKWKTFMLVVLFASFLHQSALVMIPLYFIVRRKAWTGMTFFLLLLAVLVVIGFQQFSELLFATIKNTQYGKYESFNQGGANYLRVIVLAVPLLIAFFGREKLRQLFPKSDVIVNLTMIGFVLMIISTQNWIFARMSLYFCLYQIILLGWLVKLFRPKDQKFMYITILVLYFIYFYFENVLILDIRYTSKYLMWPF; this is encoded by the coding sequence ATGAATATCCTATGGCTTAGCTTACTGGTCGTATTTCTTTGTGCTTTATTTGCACGTTATTTCGCTACTTCGACAAGTGTAGGATCGTCCATTATTCAGCCCAATAAGCTATTAGCAGCAGGTGCTGCATTAACACTCGCGATTGTAGCCGGTTTGAGAAACAACATCGGAGATACTTTTTTTTATATGCATGCTTATGAGGTTGAAGATTTCAGCTGGAATGCTATTATTCAACGCAAGGATGTAGGATTCAATATTTTGCAAATGCTGCTGAAACAAATCTCAGATGATCCACAAATATTAATATTTGTAACAGCGTTTTTTACAAACATATTAATTGTTATCGTTCTCTACAAGTATTCTAGATTATTGGATCTTAGTTTATATATCTATATTACTTCTGGAGCCTTTATCGTTTCTATGAATGGCGTCAGACAATTTCTAGCTGCTGCAATCATATTTGCAGCTACTAAATCTCTTTTAGATGGCAAATGGAAAACATTTATGCTGGTTGTTCTCTTCGCATCCTTTTTACATCAAAGTGCTTTAGTTATGATCCCGTTATACTTTATCGTTCGACGTAAGGCTTGGACTGGAATGACTTTTTTTTTATTGTTGTTAGCTGTCTTGGTCGTCATAGGCTTTCAACAGTTTTCTGAGCTTTTATTTGCCACTATTAAGAACACGCAATATGGAAAATATGAGAGCTTTAATCAAGGCGGAGCTAACTATCTTCGAGTTATTGTACTTGCAGTGCCACTCTTAATCGCTTTCTTTGGCAGAGAGAAGCTTAGACAGCTTTTTCCAAAGAGCGACGTCATCGTTAATCTTACGATGATTGGTTTTGTGCTTATGATTATTTCTACGCAAAATTGGATTTTCGCGAGAATGAGCCTCTATTTTTGTTTATATCAAATTATTCTTTTAGGCTGGCTAGTTAAATTATTTCGTCCTAAAGATCAGAAGTTTATGTATATAACTATCCTTGTTTTATATTTCATTTACTTCTATTTCGAGAATGTTCTTATATTGGATATTCGTTATACAAGTAAATATTTAATGTGGCCATTTTAA
- a CDS encoding glycosyltransferase → MGDIEKIPRILHYCWFGRGEKSKKIQKCMDSWQKHLSDYTIIEWNEDNFDLNSNRYVKEAYVAGKYAFVSDYVRLHALFHLGGIYVDTDVEVLKPLDSFLQHEAFSGFEDETYLQSATMGAVKGHPWIKELLIDYARRSFLLPGGNFDMTTNTSVITELSKKDGLILNGEFQVLPNGVTFYPRTFFSPYDYINGGNYITGNSFTIHHFAKSWLPIHVRMNSKLKRVASRVVGPSVISKMRKLLSSN, encoded by the coding sequence GTGGGAGACATCGAAAAAATCCCTCGTATACTGCATTACTGTTGGTTTGGGCGTGGAGAGAAATCAAAAAAAATTCAAAAATGCATGGATAGTTGGCAAAAGCATCTTAGCGATTACACCATAATTGAGTGGAATGAGGATAATTTTGATCTCAACTCAAACCGTTATGTGAAAGAGGCTTATGTAGCTGGGAAATATGCATTTGTAAGTGATTATGTGCGACTACATGCATTATTTCATCTCGGAGGAATTTATGTGGATACGGATGTTGAGGTACTCAAGCCACTTGATTCTTTTCTTCAACATGAGGCCTTTTCTGGGTTTGAAGATGAAACTTATCTTCAGTCAGCCACGATGGGGGCGGTCAAAGGGCATCCATGGATAAAGGAGCTGCTCATAGATTATGCCAGAAGAAGTTTTTTACTGCCTGGGGGCAATTTTGACATGACAACTAATACGTCTGTCATTACGGAACTCAGTAAAAAAGATGGATTGATTTTGAACGGAGAATTTCAAGTGTTACCAAATGGTGTGACCTTTTATCCAAGAACCTTTTTCAGTCCTTATGACTACATTAATGGAGGAAACTACATAACAGGAAATAGTTTTACGATTCACCATTTTGCAAAATCGTGGCTGCCCATTCATGTTCGTATGAACAGCAAACTGAAAAGAGTAGCAAGCCGAGTTGTCGGTCCGAGCGTTATTTCAAAAATGCGAAAGCTGCTATCTTCAAACTAA